In a single window of the Papaver somniferum cultivar HN1 chromosome 8, ASM357369v1, whole genome shotgun sequence genome:
- the LOC113303731 gene encoding F-box/LRR-repeat protein At4g14103-like isoform X2, whose amino-acid sequence MKKRNSGFSSSEEDRISNLPDSIIYHILSFIYTEDAAKFSVLSKRWRSIWKSLPVLNFCESCHCSESNDEDSLDERPSGAFIDFVDRVFRLHDDSDIPVIRFDCFSLHTSVSTIYKWIEIAVKHKVKELYIKAKVEDGFEIPPCLCTCESLTKMELQLTGWDEDNCENRIRLPLDMSFPRLELLHLRLEHISFRGDVNLTNRFFSSLPSLESLIMEMGHHGFHNTKLNISLPKLKYFVFDCQNDESDSGVKLHAPSLASFIFSSYLSTKFSPQCMSSLVTADIEIRVRREDKVVGSYDIRPEKKEAYAQHAMGFLRGIHSVKVLKFNHSFLKALGGAHYILDAQPLECYNLQHLELQTYLSRDCLHSVLYILKISPNLESLSLKISELNYDKPPVYPFCDEGCLCHA is encoded by the exons atgaaaaaaagaaactcaggtttttcttcttctgaagaaGATAGGATCAGCAATTTACCTGATTCCATAATTTATCACATCCTATCTTTCATTTATACGGAAGATGCAGCTAAGTTTAGTGTTTTGTCTAAAAGATGGCGATCTATTTGGAAATCTCTGCCTGTGCTAAATTTCTGTGAGAGTTGTCATTGTTCTGAATCAAACGATGAAGATAGTCTTGATGAAAGACctagtggtgcatttattgatttTGTGGATAGAGTATTCCGTCTTCACGACGACTCTGATATACCAGTGATTCGTTTTGATTGTTTTAGTTTACATACATCTGTGAGTACTATATACAAATGGATTGAAATTGCTGTCAAACATAAAGTTAAAGAGCTATATATAAAGGCCAAAGTTGAAGATGGTTTTGAGATTCCTCCTTGTCTATGTACTTGTGAATCATTGACAAAGATGGAGCTGCAGTTGACTGGTTGGGATGAGGATAACTGCGAAAACAGGATTAGACTACCTCTTGATATGAGTTTTCCTCGACTTGAATTATTGCATCTGAGACTTGAACATATATCATTTCGTGGTGATGTAAACCTAACGAATAGGTTCTTTTCAAGTCTTCCTTCTCTAGAATCGCTGATCATGGAAATGGGGCATCATGGATTTCATAACACGAAGCTCAACATTTCTCTGCCTAAACTCAAGTATTTTGTATTCGATTGTCAGAATGATGAAAGCGATAGTGGGGTCAAGCTGCATGCTCCAAGTCTTGCATCCTTCATTTTCAGTAGTTACTTGTCAACAAAGTTCAGTCCACAATGTATGTCATCTCTAGTCACCGCTGATATTGAGATACGGGTTAGACGAGAAGATAAAGTGGTAGGAAGTTACGACATTCGTCCAGAGAAGAAAGAAGCCTATGCCCAACATGCAATGGGATTTTTGAGAGGGATTCATAGTGTAAAAGTCTTAAAGTTTAACCATTCTTTCCTTAAG GCGTTAGGTGGAGCACATTATATATTAGACGCTCAACCGCTTGAATGTTATAATCTACAACACTTGGAGCTCCAGACCTACCTGTCAAGGGACTGCCTGcattcagtattatacatactaaAGATCTCCCCCAATTTGGAATCTCTTTCCCTGAAGATATCAGAG
- the LOC113306903 gene encoding purine permease 3-like: MDSILLGIRRAGDRPPGVTNSQYLLGFFISIAAAAILGFILVSTQVAYAKANQGMTYTIVLQFQVCLAFFATLICTIGSLINKDFSEMQREASDFDLGAKTYYLVLASNMVVWQLMFIGRVGIIFCTSSLFAGVMSASLLPISQIAAVITFHENFTGEKGMALALALWGFTSYFYGSYRNSRRQSPKPHEATERDTQPTK; encoded by the exons ATGGATTCGATACTACTCGGTATACGGAGGGCTGGTGATCGTCCTCCTGGTGTTACGAATTCGCAGTACTTGCTAGGTTTCTTTATAAGTATAGCTGCTGCTGCAATTTTAGGGTTCATTCTAGTGAGCACGCAAGTTGCTTATGCCAAGGCCAATCAAGGCATGACCTATACTATTGTGTTGCAGTTTCAAGTTTGTTTGGCCTTCTTTGCTACACTCATTTGCACAATTGGGAGCCTCATAAACAAGGATTTCTCA GAAATGCAACGAGAAGCGAGCGACTTTGACTTGGGAGCAAAAACGTACTACTTAGTGTTAGCTTCAAACATGGTAGTTTGGCAACTAATGTTCATTGGGAGAGTTGGGATTATATTTTGCACGTCCTCTCTCTTTGCAGGAGTCATGAGCGCGAGTTTGCTTCCTATCTCACAGATTGCAGCTGTGATAACATTCCACGAAAATTTCACTGGAGAAAAAGGGATGGCCTTGGCTTTAGCCCTTTGGGGCTTCACTTCTTACTTCTATGGTTCCTACAGGAACTCAAGAAGGCAAAGTCCGAAACCCCATGAAGCAACTGAAAGAGATACGCAACCCACAAAATAA